A genome region from Yoonia vestfoldensis includes the following:
- a CDS encoding multidrug effflux MFS transporter, which yields MTTSPVIRFLDRTTPPHILTLILITGISALNMSIFLPSLAAMTAYFDTEYAVMQVSLSGYLAATAVLQIFVGPLSDRFGRRPILLGSLTIFILATIGALFSTTVEAFLFFRILQAAVATCMVLGRAIVRDIVPDAQAASMIGYVTMGMALVPMVGPMIGGALEQAFDWHATFVFLVLAGIGTLALVYVDLGETLAKGGMGFRAQVRSYPELLQSPRFWGYVMCAAFGSGAFFALLGGASFVGTTIFGLSPVWNGVALGAPAVGYALGNFLSGRFSVRLGINKMALIGTGVTIAGLGTSVLLTLAGIIHPLVFFGFCTFLGLGNGLTLPNVMAGSISVRPHLAGTASGLGGAIMIGGGAALSQFAGSILTVDSGTLPLQMLMLGTSVLAFLSVVFVVWRENRIA from the coding sequence ATGACCACATCGCCAGTGATCCGGTTTCTGGACCGGACGACCCCGCCCCATATCCTGACGCTGATCCTGATCACCGGTATTTCGGCGCTGAACATGTCGATTTTTCTGCCCTCGCTGGCGGCGATGACGGCCTATTTCGACACGGAATATGCGGTCATGCAGGTGTCGCTGTCGGGCTATCTGGCGGCAACGGCGGTGCTGCAAATCTTTGTCGGCCCGCTGTCAGACCGGTTCGGGCGGCGGCCGATCCTGCTGGGCTCGCTGACGATCTTCATTCTGGCGACAATCGGCGCGCTGTTTTCCACCACGGTCGAGGCCTTCTTGTTCTTCCGCATCCTGCAAGCGGCGGTCGCCACCTGCATGGTGCTGGGCCGCGCCATCGTGCGCGATATCGTGCCGGATGCGCAGGCCGCCTCGATGATCGGCTATGTGACGATGGGCATGGCGCTGGTGCCGATGGTCGGGCCGATGATCGGCGGCGCGCTGGAACAGGCCTTTGACTGGCACGCGACCTTTGTCTTTCTGGTGCTGGCGGGGATCGGCACGCTGGCGCTGGTCTATGTCGATCTGGGCGAGACTTTGGCCAAAGGCGGCATGGGCTTTCGCGCGCAGGTGCGGTCCTACCCCGAACTGCTGCAATCCCCCCGTTTCTGGGGCTATGTCATGTGCGCGGCCTTCGGATCGGGGGCGTTTTTCGCGCTGCTGGGGGGCGCGTCTTTCGTCGGCACCACGATTTTCGGCCTGTCGCCGGTCTGGAACGGCGTGGCCTTGGGCGCGCCTGCCGTTGGCTATGCTTTGGGCAATTTCCTGTCGGGGCGGTTTTCAGTCCGGCTGGGGATCAACAAGATGGCGCTGATCGGCACCGGCGTCACGATTGCGGGGCTGGGCACCTCGGTCCTGCTGACGCTGGCGGGGATCATCCATCCACTGGTATTTTTCGGCTTTTGCACCTTTCTGGGGCTGGGCAACGGGCTGACCCTGCCCAATGTGATGGCAGGCTCGATTTCCGTGCGCCCGCATCTGGCAGGCACGGCCAGCGGGCTGGGCGGGGCGATCATGATCGGCGGCGGGGCGGCCCTGTCGCAATTCGCAGGCAGCATCCTGACGGTGGATTCGGGCACCCTGCCCTTGCAGATGCTGATGCTGGGCACATCGGTGCTGGCCTTTTTGTCGGTGGTCTTTGTGGTCTGGCGCGAAAACCGGATCGCTTGA